The following coding sequences lie in one Criblamydia sequanensis CRIB-18 genomic window:
- a CDS encoding 2Fe-2S iron-sulfur cluster-binding protein: protein MDNDCCQENEEKKDEHKCCKAKLIFEHDKEEIELEDGSPIAEFCEEAGVPFACTEGVCGTCVIEVKEGMENLTDPTQEEKDFLGEDTMGERLACQCKINCKKNPAIIRISF, encoded by the coding sequence ATGGATAATGATTGCTGCCAAGAAAATGAAGAAAAAAAAGATGAACACAAATGTTGCAAAGCAAAGCTCATCTTTGAGCATGATAAGGAAGAAATAGAATTAGAAGACGGCTCCCCTATTGCAGAATTTTGCGAAGAAGCGGGCGTTCCTTTTGCTTGCACTGAAGGTGTTTGCGGCACTTGTGTAATTGAAGTGAAAGAAGGAATGGAAAACCTCACCGACCCCACTCAAGAAGAAAAAGATTTTCTTGGAGAAGACACAATGGGAGAACGTTTAGCCTGCCAATGCAAGATCAACTGTAAGAAAAATCCGGCGATTATTCGCATTTCATTTTGA
- a CDS encoding PP2C family serine/threonine-protein phosphatase — translation MLALDTGSCGSRIGTFPEEMNEKEQGKLSPLEVRSPLSLRRLDPFPSPRSKRSGSLRNLFSPREKQEGYSAKVVLELRQTIDQKCDKLLRGKFKKLNDHIISLKRNILTLLKLLNLEDCDLSEKTNKLDQFLNSLYVFLEGFLKNKAEKIKLSNKLFFVRELLLPLNNSDLFPKDQKSSIYSFYFGKFIPLVSSISWEHIDEVGDFAISSIKDEPLSKKPTSFRNFKSVLFNNYGLLPQDFSYSIETDDEEYVARFQFGGKWYEIPKNLHIICDPEQRKMLFLEATTGALENHDQCKIDVIENFLFLGLTDGCGQNRGATVSATRVLDEITSYLIVSDLNKTKTVKEALKIEFEALKHTQEILIKEADEIRGDTTLTFCLVKGNSLTGLSVGDSKIFILRRSEGDWKIFDLASTTRTSPEDCGGRLVGTGSTPELAALAFFSFKLMEGDIVFLCSDGVSDCFDPAILKNGSPSLIKNLEDLLKENSCRNAEEMEDLLVRELQLRTFEEKRQLFAGANKVEPTQGSGKLDNANMCFYTYKKMEN, via the coding sequence ATGTTAGCCTTGGATACCGGTTCCTGCGGTTCAAGAATAGGAACTTTTCCCGAAGAAATGAATGAAAAAGAGCAAGGCAAGTTAAGTCCGCTTGAGGTTCGATCCCCTCTCTCTTTAAGACGCTTAGACCCATTTCCTTCCCCGAGAAGTAAAAGATCCGGGTCATTGAGAAATCTATTTTCTCCAAGAGAAAAACAAGAAGGTTATTCAGCAAAAGTAGTTCTTGAGCTTAGACAAACGATTGACCAAAAATGCGATAAATTGCTAAGGGGGAAGTTTAAAAAACTTAATGATCATATTATTTCACTAAAAAGAAATATCCTTACTTTATTAAAATTACTAAATCTTGAAGATTGTGATTTAAGTGAAAAAACAAACAAATTAGATCAATTTCTAAATTCCCTTTATGTTTTTTTGGAAGGCTTCTTAAAGAATAAGGCAGAGAAGATAAAGCTCTCAAATAAACTCTTCTTTGTCCGGGAGCTTTTACTCCCTTTAAATAATTCAGATCTTTTCCCAAAAGATCAAAAAAGTTCTATTTATAGCTTCTATTTTGGCAAATTTATTCCCCTAGTATCCTCCATAAGCTGGGAACATATCGATGAAGTTGGCGATTTTGCGATCTCCTCAATAAAAGATGAGCCTCTTAGTAAAAAACCGACATCCTTTCGGAACTTCAAAAGTGTCCTCTTTAATAACTATGGTCTTCTCCCTCAAGACTTTTCTTATTCCATAGAGACTGATGATGAAGAATACGTAGCGAGGTTCCAATTTGGAGGAAAATGGTACGAGATCCCGAAAAACTTACATATCATTTGCGATCCTGAACAAAGAAAAATGCTTTTTTTGGAAGCCACGACAGGAGCTCTTGAAAATCATGACCAATGTAAAATCGATGTCATTGAAAACTTTTTATTTTTGGGGCTAACCGACGGTTGCGGCCAAAATCGCGGGGCTACCGTTTCTGCGACAAGAGTTTTAGATGAGATCACCTCTTATTTAATAGTTTCAGATTTAAATAAGACCAAAACCGTAAAAGAAGCCTTAAAAATCGAGTTTGAAGCCTTGAAGCATACTCAGGAAATCCTAATTAAAGAGGCCGATGAAATAAGAGGCGATACGACCCTTACTTTTTGCTTGGTAAAGGGCAACTCTCTTACCGGGCTTTCTGTTGGAGATAGTAAAATTTTTATTTTAAGAAGAAGTGAAGGTGACTGGAAAATTTTTGATCTCGCCTCAACCACAAGGACCTCTCCTGAAGATTGCGGCGGAAGGCTCGTTGGAACCGGTTCAACTCCCGAACTTGCAGCCCTTGCTTTTTTTTCCTTTAAGCTTATGGAAGGAGATATTGTTTTCCTTTGCAGCGATGGGGTTTCCGATTGTTTTGATCCGGCTATTTTGAAAAACGGCTCCCCTTCTCTTATAAAAAATTTGGAAGACTTATTAAAAGAGAATTCTTGCAGAAATGCCGAAGAGATGGAGGACCTTCTTGTTAGGGAGCTCCAGCTTCGGACCTTTGAGGAAAAAAGACAGCTTTTCGCAGGGGCTAATAAAGTAGAACCCACTCAAGGCTCAGGCAAACTGGACAACGCCAATATGTGTTTTTATACCTATAAAAAAATGGAAAATTAA